The Prunus persica cultivar Lovell chromosome G7, Prunus_persica_NCBIv2, whole genome shotgun sequence genome has a segment encoding these proteins:
- the LOC18771451 gene encoding protein FD isoform X1 yields MLSSTSTGRGSSDQTNYNTTSNNSTNTPKRVASSSTNSSWSSSSPSPFSHQPFSLQTPQRTMEEVWKDINLASLSETTPNRRSSLLHHINLPHGTHDPNFRNLQDFLARPFSHNEPPVSLVSTPTEQATLNSPASPPLPPPGPPPVLSLTNSGSDHFQLFYVSDPLIRPPSSEFHPHHRQSNPNNISSSVSNSFSASPFESLAASSSGLPSFGKRAFPDSDHSNSGGDRRHNRMIKNRESAARSRARKQAYTNELELEVAHLMEENTRLKRQQEQQLLNNPKSTIFIDPQQLHFENLRALLFSFSFFLFFQGPLDFEL; encoded by the exons atgtTGTCATCAACATCAACTGGTAGAGGTAGTAGTGACCAAACCAACTACAACACAACCAGCAACAACAGTACTAATACCCCAAAGAGAGTAGCTTCTTCATCCACCAATTCATCTTGGTCCTCATCATCCCCTTCCCCTTTTTCACACCAACCCTTTTCCCTCCAAACCCCCCAGAGAACCATGGAAGAGGTTTGGAAAGACATCAATCttgcctctctctctgagACCACCCCAAACAGGAGATCATCACTCCTTCACCACATTAATCTCCCTCATGGAACCCACGACCCAAACTTCAGAAATCTTCAAGACTTCCTTGCTAGACCCTTTTCCCACAATGAACCTCCAGTCAGCTTGGTCTCCACACCCACTGAACAGGCCACTCTCAACAGCCCTGCCTCTCCTCCTCTGCCTCCACCAGGCCCTCCCCCTGTTCTCAGCTTGACCAATTCTGGCTCTGATCACTTTCAGCTTTTCTATGTCTCTGACCCTCTTATTAGGCCTCCCTCCTCAGAGTTTCATCCTCATCACCGTCAGTCTAACCCCAACAACATTTCTAGTAGTGTTTCTAATTCTTTCAGTGCTTCCCCATTTGAGAGCTTGGCTGCTTCCTCTTCTGGCTTGCCTTCTTTTGGGAAGAGAGCATTCCCTGACTCTGATCACAGCAACTCGGGAGGAGATCGAAGACATAATCGCATGATCAAGAACAGAGAATCTGCTGCTCGATCTAGAGCCAGGAAGCAG GCTTACACAAATGAGTTGGAGCTAGAAGTTGCACATTTGATGGAAGAAAATACAAGACTCAAAAGGCAGCAAGAACAG CAGCTtctcaacaacccaaaaaGCACAATCTTCATCGATCCTCAACAGCTCCATTTTGAAAACCTCAGGGCAttgctcttttctttttctttttttctttttttccaaggTCCTCTTGATTTTGAGTTATAA
- the LOC18769748 gene encoding pentatricopeptide repeat-containing protein At3g51320, giving the protein MARISRREFRPFRSSIFGHLTSNPSKPNLSVSSSPFCSSSSSFQPSLNRHIFSLLDACKNLIQITQIHAHLITRGLFDSFWARKLLKSYSDFRDFDYVILIFRCIDLPGTFCVNTVIKAYSVSSMPDQALVVYFEWLRNGFAPTSYTFVPLIGSCAKMGSVESGRKCHGQVVKHGLDSLLQVQNSLIHMYCSSEKVELARMMFDEMSERDLVSWNTILDGYARFGDLDVAHNLFDEMPERNVVSWNVMLGGYWKGGKPGCALKLFRKMMGMELKGNSTTIANMLAACGRSARLNEGRSVHGYLIRKLFEFNIVISTALIDMYCKCKRVEVACRVFESMANRNLVCWNAIILGHCIHGNAKDGLNLYREMVGRMKSKDGETIPAKGSSRPDDDGGGIIPDEITFIGVLCACARAGLVREAADYFSQMINVFCVKPKFAHYWCMANAFAGAGLIQEAEEIIKNMPEIAEDLSSESLAWANLLGSCRFQGGITMGEKIARSLIDKEPENIAYYRLLLNVYAVACRWEDVARVKEMMKEKKVGRMPGCNLVELNEIVHNFRVGRHWQENCAL; this is encoded by the coding sequence ATGGCAAGGATTTCAAGACGAGAATTTCGTCCCTTCAGGAGCTCCATTTTCGGACATCTCACTTCTAACCCATCAAAACCCAATCTTTCTGTATCATCCTCCCCAttttgctcttcttcttcttcgttccAACCATCTCTTAACCGCCATATTTTTTCGCTTCTCGATGCGTGTAAGAATTTGATCCAGATCACCCAAATCCATGCCCATTTGATCACGCGGGGTCTTTTCGATTCGTTTTGGGCCAGAAAGTTGCTTAAGAGCTATTCTGATTTCAGAGATTTCGATTATGTAATATTGATCTTCAGGTGCATTGATTTGCCTGGTACTTTTTGCGTCAATACGGTAATTAAAGCTTACTCAGTTAGTTCAATGCCCGACCAAGCTTTGGTGGTCTATTTCGAATGGCTGAGAAATGGGTTTGCTCCCACTAGCTATACTTTTGTGCCCCTTATTGGGTCTTGTGCTAAAATGGGTTCTGTTGAATCTGGGAGAAAATGCCATGGGCAGGTGGTTAAGCATGGGCTTGACTCTCTGCTGCAAGTGCAGAACTCTTTGATTCACATGTATTGTAGTAGTGAGAAAGTTGAGCTTGCTAGAATGATGTTCGATGAAATGTCCGAAAGGGACCTGGTATCCTGGAATACAATTCTCGACGGCTATGCTAGATTCGGTGATTTGGACGTTGCTCATaatttgtttgatgaaatgccgGAGAGAAATGTGGTCTCTTGGAATGTTATGCTTGGTGGGTATTGGAAGGGTGGGAAGCCGGGGTGTGCATTGAAGCTGTTTAGGAAAATGATGGGCATGGAATTGAAGGGGAACAGCACTACCATAGCGAATATGCTAGCGGCTTGTGGTCGGTCGGCTAGACTGAATGAAGGAAGATCAGTTCATGGATATTTAATTAGGAAATTATTTGAGTTTAACATAGTTATCAGCACAGCTTTGATTGATATGTATTGTAAATGCAAAAGGGTGGAAGTGGCGTGCAGAGTATTTGAGAGCATGGCGAATAGGAACCTGGTTTGCTGGAATGCAATTATTTTGGGGCATTGCATCCATGGAAATGCTAAGGATGGACTTAACCTATATAGAGAAATGGTGGGGAGAATGAAATCAAAAGATGGTGAAACCATCCCTGCGAAGGGGAGTTCGAGGCCAGATGATGATGGAGGAGGAATTATCCCAGATGAAATTACATTCATAGGTGTTCTTTGTGCGTGTGCCCGTGCTGGACTTGTAAGAGAAGCTGCAGATTACTTCAGCCAAATGATTAATGTATTCTGCGTAAAGCCCAAGTTTGCACACTATTGGTGCATGGCTAATGCTTTTGCTGGTGCGGGGCTTATCCAGGAGGCAGAGGAAATAATTAAGAACATGCCAGAAATTGCTGAGGACTTGTCATCGGAATCCTTGGCATGGGCTAATTTGCTTGGTTCATGTCGTTTTCAAGGGGGTATCACAATGGGAGAAAAAATTGCAAGGTCCCTCATTGACAAGGAACCTGAAAACATTGCTTACTATCGCTTGCTGCTGAATGTCTATGCTGTGGCATGTCGATGGGAGGATGTTGCTCGGGTGAAAGAgatgatgaaagaaaaaaaggttggAAGAATGCCTGGATGCAATCTTGTGGAGTTGAATGAAATTGTCCATAATTTCAGGGTTGGTCGACATTGGCAAGAGAATTGTGCATTATGA
- the LOC18769239 gene encoding SKP1-like protein 1A encodes MSSSSKKITLKSSDGESFEVEEAVALESQTIKHMIEDDCADNGIPLPNVTSKILAKVIEYCKKHVDAAKPDEKISEDDLKAWDQDFVKVDQATLFDLILAANYLNIKLLLDLTCQTVADMIKGKTPEEIRKTFNIKNDFTPEEEEEVRRENQWAFE; translated from the exons ATGTCGTCGTCGTCGAAGAAGATCACCCTGAAGAGCTCTGATGGCGAATCGTTCGAGGTTGAAGAAGCGGTGGCTCTTGAGTCGCAGACCATCAAGCATATGATCGAGGACGATTGCGCCGACAACGGCATTCCTCTGCCCAACGTGACGAGCAAGATCTTGGCCAAGGTCATCGAGTACTGCAAGAAGCACGTCGACGCTGCCAAGCCTGATGAGAAGATCTCCGAGGATGATCTCAAGGCTTGGGATCAGGACTTTGTCAAAGTTGACCAGGCAACCCTATTTGATCTCATTCTG GCTGCAAACTACTTGAACATCAAGCTCCTGCTGGACCTGACATGCCAGACTGTTGCGGACATGATCAAGGGGAAGACCCCGGAGGAGATCCGAAAGACCTTCAATATCAAGAACGACTTCACcccggaggaggaggaggaagttCGTCGCGAGAACCAGTGGGCATTTGAATGA
- the LOC18771770 gene encoding uncharacterized protein LOC18771770: protein MVRGSIKLLKDAGSGLSKTLSEILVCPLSKQPLRFCEETNSLVSDSIGVSFPIKDGIPCLVPTDGKALDLEADNTIKPEDAVTSSVEHEADRGGSH from the exons ATGGTGAGAGGAAGCATTAAACTTCTCAAGGATGCTGGGTCTGGACTCAGCAAGACCCTCTCTGAGATCCTCGTCTGCCCGCTTTCCAAACAACCTCTAAG gttttgtgAGGAAACGAATTCCCTAGTCAGTGATTCAATTGGTGTCTCCTTTCCT ATAAAGGATGGGATTCCTTGCTTAGTACCAACAGACGGCAAGGCCCTTGACCTTGAGGCCGATAATACAATAAAACCCGAAGATGCTGTGACATCATCAGTCGAACACGAGGCAGATCGAGGAGGCAGTCACTAG
- the LOC18771451 gene encoding protein FD isoform X2 — protein sequence MLSSTSTGRGSSDQTNYNTTSNNSTNTPKRVASSSTNSSWSSSSPSPFSHQPFSLQTPQRTMEEVWKDINLASLSETTPNRRSSLLHHINLPHGTHDPNFRNLQDFLARPFSHNEPPVSLVSTPTEQATLNSPASPPLPPPGPPPVLSLTNSGSDHFQLFYVSDPLIRPPSSEFHPHHRQSNPNNISSSVSNSFSASPFESLAASSSGLPSFGKRAFPDSDHSNSGGDRRHNRMIKNRESAARSRARKQAYTNELELEVAHLMEENTRLKRQQEQLCFAAASQQPKKHNLHRSSTAPF from the exons atgtTGTCATCAACATCAACTGGTAGAGGTAGTAGTGACCAAACCAACTACAACACAACCAGCAACAACAGTACTAATACCCCAAAGAGAGTAGCTTCTTCATCCACCAATTCATCTTGGTCCTCATCATCCCCTTCCCCTTTTTCACACCAACCCTTTTCCCTCCAAACCCCCCAGAGAACCATGGAAGAGGTTTGGAAAGACATCAATCttgcctctctctctgagACCACCCCAAACAGGAGATCATCACTCCTTCACCACATTAATCTCCCTCATGGAACCCACGACCCAAACTTCAGAAATCTTCAAGACTTCCTTGCTAGACCCTTTTCCCACAATGAACCTCCAGTCAGCTTGGTCTCCACACCCACTGAACAGGCCACTCTCAACAGCCCTGCCTCTCCTCCTCTGCCTCCACCAGGCCCTCCCCCTGTTCTCAGCTTGACCAATTCTGGCTCTGATCACTTTCAGCTTTTCTATGTCTCTGACCCTCTTATTAGGCCTCCCTCCTCAGAGTTTCATCCTCATCACCGTCAGTCTAACCCCAACAACATTTCTAGTAGTGTTTCTAATTCTTTCAGTGCTTCCCCATTTGAGAGCTTGGCTGCTTCCTCTTCTGGCTTGCCTTCTTTTGGGAAGAGAGCATTCCCTGACTCTGATCACAGCAACTCGGGAGGAGATCGAAGACATAATCGCATGATCAAGAACAGAGAATCTGCTGCTCGATCTAGAGCCAGGAAGCAG GCTTACACAAATGAGTTGGAGCTAGAAGTTGCACATTTGATGGAAGAAAATACAAGACTCAAAAGGCAGCAAGAACAG ttATGTTTTGCAGCAGCTtctcaacaacccaaaaaGCACAATCTTCATCGATCCTCAACAGCTCCATTTTGA
- the LOC18769521 gene encoding protein MID1-COMPLEMENTING ACTIVITY 1, whose protein sequence is MASSWDHFGEIANVAQLTGLDAVRLIGMIVKAASTARMHKKNCRQFALHLKLIGNLLEQLKISELKRYPETREPLEQLEEALRRSYILVNSCQDRSYLYLLAMGWNIVYQFRKAQNEIDRYLKLVPLITLVDNARVRERLEDIEKDQREYTLDEEDRKVQDVILKPDPSKNDTVVLKKTLSCSYPNLGFNEALQKENEKLQLELQRSQSIYDVSQCEVIQRLLEVTETVASKSSPEKNNKKIERNYSDANSEKEPSSNESYQKSESRKMSRNTSSVSSGHDLLSTRGSHRHEEWNTDLLGCCSEPSLCIKTFFYPCGTFSKIASVATNRHMSSAEACNELMAYSLVLSCCCYTCCIRRKLRKTLNISGGFIDDFLSHFMCCCCALVQEWREVELRGIPYGAEKTKISPPPSQYMET, encoded by the exons ATGGCGTCGTCGTGGGACCACTTCGGAGAGATTGCAAATGTGGCTCAGTTGACCGGCCTCGACGCCGTGAGGCTGATCGGAATGATTGTGAAGGCGGCGAGCACGGCGCGAATGCACAAGAAAAATTGCAGGCAATTTGCGCTGCATCTGAAGCTGATCGGGAACTTATTGGAGCAGCTCAAGATCTCGGAGCTTAAGCGGTACCCGGAGACGCGCGAGCCTCTTGAGCAGCTCGAGGAAGCTCTAAGAAGGTCATACATTTTGGTCAATAGCTGCCAAGACCGGAGCTATCTGTATTTGCTTGCAATGGGATGGAACATTGTGTATCAGTTCAGGAAGGCTCAGAATGAAATTGATAGATACTTGAAGCTTGTGCCTCTGATTACTCTGGTGGACAATGCTCGAGTCAGG GAGAGACTGGAAGACATTGAAAAGGATCAACGTGAGTACACATTGGATGAAGAGGACAGAAAGGTACAGGATGTGATCCTTAAACCGGACCCCTCGAAAAATGACACTGTAGTGCTGAAGAAAACACTTTCTTGCTCTTATCCAAACTTGGGTTTTAATGAGGCGctgcaaaaggaaaatgaaaagcTTCAACTTGAACTACAACGGTCCCAATCCATTTATGATGTGAGTCAATGTGAAGTAATTCAGCGTTTGCTAGAAGTGACAGAAACTGTCGCTTCAAAGTCTTCCcccgaaaaaaataataagaaaatagaGCGGAATTATTCAGATGCCAATAGTGAGAAAGAACCTTCATCTAATGAAAGCTATCAGAAAAGTGAATCTCGCAAAATGTCAAG AAACACATCTTCAGTTTCTTCTGGACATGATTTGCTGTCAACTAGAGGTTCACATCGCCATGAAGAATGGAATACTGATCTACTTGGATGTTGCTCAGAACCATCTCTGT GTATAAAGACATTCTTCTATCCTTGTGGGACGTTTTCTAAAATTGCTTCTGTGGCAACTAATAGGCATATGT CTTCAGCAGAAGCATGTAATGAATTGATGGCTTATTCGTTAGTATTGTCTTGCTGTTGCTATACATGCTGCATTCGAAGGAAACTTCGCAAGACGTTGAATATCTCG GGAGGCTTCATTGATGACTTCCTTTCACATTTTATGTGTTGCTGCTGCGCCCTTGTTCAAGAATGGCGAGAAGTTGAACTACGCGGGATTCCTTATG GTGctgaaaagacaaaaataagCCCGCCACCCTCACAGTACATGGAAACCTAA
- the LOC18769090 gene encoding SKP1-like protein 1A translates to MSSPSKRITLKSSDPALFEVDEAVALESQIIKYMIEDDCADKCIPVPNVKGNILAKVIVYCKKHADAAKPDSKITEYDLKAWDQDFLDDVNPATIFDLILAANFLNIKSLLDLTCQCIADMIKGKTPAEIRKTFNIKDNFTPEEEEEVRRQNQWAFE, encoded by the exons ATGTCGTCGCCGTCGAAGAGGATCACCCTGAAGAGCTCTGATCCCGCACTTTTCGAGGTTGACGAGGCGGTGGCTCTCGAGTCGCAGATCATCAAGTATATGATCGAGGACGATTGCGCCGACAAATGCATTCCTGTACCCAACGTGAAGGGCAATATCTTGGCCAAGGTCATCGTGTACTGCAAGAAGCACGCCGACGCTGCTAAGCCTGATTCGAAGATCACCGAGTACGATCTCAAGGCTTGGGATCAGGACTTTCTCGACGATGTTAACCCGGCAACCATATTTGATCTCATTCTT GCTGCAAACTTCTTGAACATCAAGAGCCTGCTGGACCTGACATGCCAGTGTATTGCAGACATGATCAAGGGGAAGACTCCGGCAGAGATCCGAAAGACCTTCAATATAAAGGACAATTTCACcccggaggaggaggaggaagttCGTCGTCAGAACCAGTGGGCATTTGAATGA